The proteins below come from a single Amphiura filiformis chromosome 15, Afil_fr2py, whole genome shotgun sequence genomic window:
- the LOC140170823 gene encoding uncharacterized protein, which yields MTRDNDDFLRTCDVGLYFGSDHKMISCVLQQRKPPPMKATCTMRDYCNLDSSEFVGDLTDRLASTPATSDVNILLEHFNEVSRTVLDTHAPQSTRTRTIRPQAKWYNDEIRAEKREQRRLERKWRKNRLTVNRDSYMVQHEKVISLIEKAKENHYKDVLYNASVKDTFKTLGVLLNKNCRALPTFDTPDELCNKFAQFFTDKVAKIRGNIDSNTVVSSPSIVTRNNIVVANDLVSFKELDETEVRDIIMSCANKSCSLDYMPTWMVREYIDIVIPHITVNNSLTTGIFPHNLKQAMVTPIIKKVTLDWNDLQNYRPVSSINFIGKVIEKAVIKQVSKHLEENNLDETLQSAYKNKHSTETAGKK from the coding sequence ATGACTCGTGATAACGATGATTTCCTTAGAACTTGTGATGTTGGTCTTTATTTTGGTTCTGACCACAAGATGATAAGCTGTGTACTCCAACAACGTAAGCCACCACCCATGAAAGCTACATGCACCATGCGGGATTACTGTAATCTAGACTCTAGCGAATTTGTAGGAGATCTAACTGATAGACTGGCTTCTACTCCAGCTACATCTGATGTTAACATTCTTCTTGAACATTTCAATGAGGTTTCGAGAACTGTTCTTGACACCCATGCTCCTCAATCTACCAGAACTCGCACTATTCGTCCTCAAGCAAAGTGGTATAACGATGAGATTAGGGCTGAAAAGCGAGAACAGCGTAGATTGGAGAGAAAATGGAGAAAGAACCGCCTCACTGTAAACAGAGATTCTTATATGGTTCAACATGAAAAGGTTATCTCTCTTattgaaaaggctaaagaaaaCCACTATAAAGATGTGTTGTACAATGCCAGTGTAAAAGACACTTTTAAAACATTAGGTGTGTTACTTAATAAGAACTGTAGAGCTTTACCAACTTTTGATACTCCTGATGAGTTGTGCAACAAATTTGCACAATTCTTTACTGACAAAGTTGCAAAAATACGTGGCAACATTGACAGTAATACTGTCGTTTCATCACCAAGTATTGTAACTAGAAATAACATCGTTGTCGCAAATGATCTTGTCTCATTTAAAGAACTTGATGAAACCGAGGTTCGTGATATAATCATGAGTTGTGCAAACAAATCCTGCTCCCTTGATTATATGCCAACTTGGATGGTAAGAGAgtatattgatattgttattcCTCATATAACTGTAAACAATTCTCTGACTACTGGTATTTTTCCACATAATCTCAAACAAGCTATGGTGACTCCCATCATCAAGAAAGTCACCCTTGACTGGAACGACCTCCAAAATTATAGGCCCGTTTCCAGTATCAATTTCATTGGCAAGGTTATCGAGAAGGCTGTGATTAAGCAGGTTAGCAAGCACTTGGAAGAGAATAATCTTGATGAAACTCTCCAGTCAGCGTACAAAAACAAACACAGTACTGAGACCGCAGGTAAAAAATAA